Proteins from one Enterobacter bugandensis genomic window:
- the trpCF gene encoding bifunctional indole-3-glycerol-phosphate synthase TrpC/phosphoribosylanthranilate isomerase TrpF yields the protein MQTVLAKIVADKAIWVEARKAEQPLASFQNDVVPSSRRFYDALQGARTAFILECKKASPSKGVIRDDFDPARIAGIYKHHASAISVLTDEKYFQGSFDFLPIVSGIAPQPILCKDFIIDPYQIWLARFYQADACLLMLSVLDDEQYRQLAAVAHSLKMGVLTEVSNEEELERAIALEAKVVGINNRDLRDLSIDLNRTRQLAPRLGAGVTVISESGINSYAQVRELSHFANGFLIGSAMMEHDDLNAAVRRVLLGENKVCGLTREQDALAAYEAGAIYGGLIFVDTSPRAVNEEQARKVIAAAPLSYVGVFRNADVADVVAKADALSLSAVQLHGDEDQAYINALRDALAPQVQIWKAQSVGTTLPARNLHHVDKYVLDNGQGGTGQRFDWSLLNGETLDNVLLAGGLSPDNCVEAAKTGCAGLDFNSGVESQPGIKDASKLASVFKTLRAY from the coding sequence ATGCAGACCGTTTTAGCGAAAATCGTTGCCGATAAGGCCATCTGGGTGGAAGCACGCAAAGCAGAGCAGCCGCTTGCCAGTTTCCAGAATGACGTCGTCCCGAGCAGCCGTCGTTTCTATGACGCCCTGCAGGGTGCACGTACCGCCTTTATTCTGGAGTGCAAAAAGGCCTCGCCCTCAAAAGGCGTTATTCGTGACGATTTCGACCCGGCGCGTATCGCCGGTATTTATAAGCATCATGCGTCGGCAATCTCCGTGCTGACGGATGAGAAATATTTCCAGGGCAGCTTCGATTTTCTGCCGATCGTCAGCGGCATCGCACCGCAGCCGATCCTGTGCAAAGACTTTATTATCGACCCGTATCAGATCTGGCTGGCGCGTTTCTACCAGGCCGATGCCTGCCTGCTGATGCTCTCGGTACTGGACGACGAACAGTATCGGCAGCTTGCTGCCGTGGCGCACAGCCTGAAAATGGGCGTGCTGACCGAAGTGAGTAACGAAGAAGAGCTTGAGCGCGCCATCGCGCTGGAAGCCAAAGTGGTCGGCATCAACAACCGCGATCTTCGCGACTTGTCGATTGACCTGAACCGCACCCGCCAGCTGGCGCCACGTCTGGGTGCGGGCGTCACGGTGATCAGCGAGTCCGGCATTAACAGCTACGCCCAGGTGCGCGAGCTGAGCCACTTCGCCAACGGTTTCCTGATTGGCTCCGCCATGATGGAACATGACGACCTCAATGCGGCGGTGCGTCGTGTGCTGCTGGGTGAAAACAAAGTCTGCGGCCTAACCCGCGAACAGGATGCGCTGGCCGCGTATGAGGCTGGAGCAATCTATGGCGGTTTAATCTTCGTCGACACCTCTCCTCGTGCAGTCAATGAGGAACAGGCCCGCAAGGTAATCGCGGCGGCCCCGCTGAGCTATGTTGGCGTGTTCCGCAATGCGGATGTCGCGGACGTTGTGGCAAAAGCCGACGCGTTATCCCTGAGTGCCGTTCAGCTCCATGGCGATGAAGATCAGGCGTATATCAATGCCCTGCGCGACGCGCTGGCACCGCAGGTTCAAATCTGGAAAGCACAAAGCGTGGGCACCACCCTGCCCGCACGTAATCTTCACCACGTTGACAAATACGTGCTCGACAACGGCCAGGGCGGCACCGGACAACGTTTTGACTGGTCGCTGCTGAACGGCGAAACGCTGGACAACGTCCTGCTGGCGGGCGGACTAAGCCCGGATAACTGTGTGGAAGCCGCGAAAACCGGCTGCGCAGGCCTCGATTTCAATTCAGGCGTAGAGTCGCAACCGGGTATCAAAGATGCCAGCAAGCTGGCCTCGGTGTTTAAAACTCTGCGTGCATATTAA
- the trpB gene encoding tryptophan synthase subunit beta, translating into MTTLLNPYFGEFGGMYVPQILMPALRQLEEAFVSAQKDPAFQAEFTDLLKNYAGRPTALTKCRNLTEGTKTTLYLKREDLLHGGAHKTNQVLGQALLAKRMGKTEIIAETGAGQHGVASALASALLGLKCRIYMGAKDVERQSPNVFRMRLMGAEVIPVHSGSATLKDACNEALRDWSGSYETAHYMLGTAAGPHPFPTIVREFQRMIGEETKAQILEKEGRLPDAVIACVGGGSNAIGMFADFIDETRVGLIGVEPAGHGIETGEHGAPLKHGRVGIYFGMKAPMMQTDEGQIEESYSISAGLDFPSVGPQHAFLNSTGRADYVSITDDEALEAFKTLCRSEGIIPALESSHALAHALKMMKENPEKEQLLVVNLSGRGDKDIFTVHDILKARGEI; encoded by the coding sequence ATGACGACATTACTTAACCCGTATTTTGGTGAATTCGGCGGGATGTACGTTCCGCAAATCCTGATGCCCGCGCTGCGCCAGCTGGAAGAAGCGTTCGTGAGCGCGCAGAAAGATCCTGCGTTTCAGGCGGAGTTTACCGACCTGCTGAAAAACTACGCCGGGCGTCCAACCGCGCTGACCAAATGCCGCAACCTGACCGAAGGCACCAAAACCACGCTGTATCTTAAGCGTGAAGATCTGCTGCACGGCGGCGCGCATAAAACTAACCAGGTGCTGGGCCAGGCGCTGCTCGCGAAGCGTATGGGTAAAACCGAAATCATCGCCGAAACCGGCGCGGGCCAGCACGGCGTGGCTTCTGCGCTCGCCAGCGCCCTGCTCGGCCTGAAGTGCCGCATCTATATGGGTGCTAAAGACGTTGAGCGTCAGTCGCCGAACGTGTTCCGTATGCGCCTGATGGGTGCGGAAGTGATCCCGGTGCACAGCGGTTCTGCGACGCTGAAAGATGCCTGTAACGAAGCGCTGCGCGACTGGTCCGGCAGCTACGAAACCGCGCACTATATGCTCGGCACCGCGGCAGGTCCTCACCCGTTCCCGACCATCGTGCGCGAATTCCAGCGCATGATCGGTGAAGAGACCAAAGCGCAGATCCTTGAAAAAGAGGGTCGCCTGCCGGATGCAGTCATTGCCTGCGTCGGCGGCGGGTCTAACGCCATCGGCATGTTTGCCGATTTTATCGACGAAACCCGCGTAGGGCTGATTGGCGTCGAGCCTGCCGGTCATGGGATTGAAACTGGCGAGCACGGCGCGCCGCTGAAGCATGGCCGCGTGGGGATCTACTTCGGCATGAAAGCCCCGATGATGCAGACCGATGAAGGGCAGATTGAAGAGTCTTACTCAATTTCTGCCGGACTGGACTTCCCGTCCGTTGGGCCACAGCACGCGTTCCTGAACAGCACGGGGCGCGCGGACTATGTCTCCATTACCGATGACGAAGCGCTGGAAGCCTTCAAAACGCTGTGCCGCAGCGAAGGGATCATCCCGGCGCTGGAGTCTTCTCACGCGCTGGCGCACGCGCTGAAAATGATGAAAGAGAACCCGGAAAAAGAGCAACTGCTGGTGGTGAACCTTTCCGGTCGCGGTGACAAAGATATCTTCACCGTTCACGATATTTTGAAAGCACGAGGGGAAATCTGA
- the trpA gene encoding tryptophan synthase subunit alpha has translation MERYDNVFAELKSRQEGAFVPFVTLGDPGPEQSLKIIDALIEAGADALELGIPFSDPLADGPTIQNATLRAFAAGVTPTQCFEMLAAIRQKHPTIPIGLLMYANLVFNRGADEFYAECARVGVDSVLVADVPVEESAPFRQAAMRHNVAPIFICPPNADDELLRQIASYGRGYTYLLSRAGVTGAENKAALPLHHLVEKLAEYHAAPPLQGFGISSPDQVTAAIEAKAAGAISGSAIVKIIEKNVDKPEQMLAELKAFVTAMKAATRKA, from the coding sequence ATGGAACGCTACGATAACGTATTTGCTGAACTGAAATCCCGCCAGGAAGGCGCGTTCGTCCCCTTCGTTACGCTGGGCGACCCCGGCCCTGAGCAGTCTCTGAAGATTATCGACGCCCTGATTGAAGCCGGCGCCGACGCGCTGGAGCTGGGTATTCCGTTCTCCGATCCGCTGGCGGATGGCCCGACCATCCAGAACGCCACCCTGCGCGCCTTTGCGGCAGGCGTGACCCCAACCCAGTGCTTTGAAATGCTGGCGGCGATCCGCCAGAAGCACCCGACCATTCCGATTGGTCTGCTGATGTACGCCAACCTGGTGTTCAACCGTGGTGCTGACGAGTTCTATGCAGAATGCGCGCGCGTAGGTGTCGACTCGGTCCTGGTAGCAGACGTGCCCGTGGAAGAGTCCGCGCCGTTCCGCCAGGCTGCGATGCGTCACAATGTCGCCCCTATTTTCATCTGTCCGCCAAACGCCGATGATGAACTGCTGCGCCAGATAGCCTCTTACGGGCGCGGGTATACCTATCTGCTTTCGCGCGCGGGCGTGACCGGCGCCGAAAATAAAGCTGCACTGCCGCTGCATCATCTGGTGGAAAAGCTGGCCGAGTACCATGCCGCGCCGCCGCTGCAGGGCTTCGGGATCTCCTCTCCGGATCAGGTCACCGCGGCAATTGAGGCGAAGGCGGCGGGTGCCATCTCCGGCTCCGCGATTGTGAAGATCATCGAGAAGAACGTGGACAAGCCCGAGCAGATGCTGGCCGAGCTGAAGGCGTTTGTGACCGCAATGAAAGCAGCGACGCGTAAAGCATAA
- the rluB gene encoding 23S rRNA pseudouridine(2605) synthase RluB gives MSEKLQKVLARAGHGSRREIEAIIEAGRVSVDGKIATLGDRVEIVPGLKIRIDGHLISVKESAEQICRVLAYYKPEGELCTRNDPEGRPTVFDRLPKLRGARWIAVGRLDVNTCGLLLFTTDGELANRLMHPSREVEREYAVRVFGQVDENKLRDLSRGVQLEDGPAAFKTIKFTGGEGINQWYNVTLTEGRNREVRRLWEAVGVQVSRLIRVRYGDILLPKGLPRGGYTELDLTQTNYLRELVGLTPETTSKVAVEKDRRRMKANQIRRAVKRHSQVNSNRRSGSRNNNG, from the coding sequence ATGAGCGAGAAGTTACAGAAAGTGCTGGCGCGCGCCGGCCACGGTTCGCGCCGTGAAATCGAAGCCATTATTGAAGCGGGCCGCGTGAGTGTGGACGGTAAAATCGCCACGCTGGGTGACCGCGTAGAAATCGTACCGGGGCTCAAGATCCGCATTGACGGTCATCTTATCTCCGTGAAAGAGTCCGCGGAACAGATCTGCCGCGTGCTGGCGTATTACAAGCCGGAAGGCGAGCTGTGTACGCGCAACGACCCGGAAGGTCGTCCAACGGTGTTTGACCGTCTGCCAAAACTGCGCGGCGCCCGCTGGATTGCGGTGGGTCGTCTGGACGTGAACACCTGCGGTCTGCTGCTGTTCACCACCGATGGTGAACTGGCAAACCGTCTGATGCACCCAAGCCGTGAAGTTGAGCGTGAATACGCCGTTCGCGTCTTCGGCCAGGTCGATGAAAATAAACTGCGCGATCTGTCGCGTGGCGTACAGCTGGAAGACGGCCCTGCGGCGTTCAAAACCATCAAATTTACCGGTGGTGAAGGGATTAACCAGTGGTACAACGTGACCCTGACCGAAGGCCGTAACCGCGAGGTGCGTCGTCTGTGGGAAGCGGTAGGCGTGCAGGTTAGCCGCCTGATCCGCGTTCGCTACGGCGACATTCTGCTGCCGAAAGGTCTGCCACGCGGTGGTTATACCGAGCTGGATCTTACCCAGACTAACTACCTGCGCGAGCTGGTTGGCCTGACGCCGGAAACCACCTCTAAAGTGGCGGTGGAGAAAGATCGTCGTCGTATGAAGGCGAATCAGATCCGTCGTGCGGTGAAACGCCACAGCCAGGTGAACAGCAATCGTCGCTCTGGCAGCCGGAATAACAACGGTTAA
- the trpD gene encoding bifunctional anthranilate synthase glutamate amidotransferase component TrpG/anthranilate phosphoribosyltransferase TrpD, with amino-acid sequence MADILLLDNIDSFTYNLADQLRANGHNVVIYRNHVPAQTLIDRLATMQNPVLMLSPGPGAPSEAGCMPELLTRMRGKLPIIGICLGHQAIVEAYGGYVGQAGEILHGKASSIEHDGQAMFAGLPNPLPVARYHSLVGSNIPAGLTINASFEGMVMAVRHDADRVCGMQFHPESILTSNGARLLEQTLDWALQKLEQTNTLQPILEKLYQAQTLSQQESHQLFSAVVRGELKPEQLAAALVSMKVRGESPQEIAGAATALLENAAPFPRPDYQFADIVGTGGDGSNSINISTASAFVAAACGLKVAKHGNRSVSSRSGSSDLLAAFGINLEMNAERSREALDDLGVCFLFAPKYHTGFRHAMPVRQQLKTRTLFNVLGPLINPAHPPLALIGVYSPELVLPIAETLRVLGYKRAAVVHSGGMDEVSLHAPTLVAELNDGEVLSYQLEASDFGLTPYHQEALAGGTPEENRDILTRLLQGKGEAAHEAAVAANVAMLMRLHGEEDLKANAQKVLDVLRSGAAYDRVTALAARG; translated from the coding sequence ATGGCTGACATTCTGCTGCTCGATAATATCGACTCCTTTACCTATAACCTGGCAGATCAGCTGCGTGCGAATGGTCACAACGTCGTTATCTACCGCAACCACGTTCCTGCTCAGACCCTGATTGACCGTCTGGCGACCATGCAAAACCCGGTGCTGATGCTCTCCCCGGGGCCGGGCGCGCCGAGCGAAGCGGGCTGTATGCCCGAACTGCTGACCCGCATGCGCGGCAAGCTGCCGATTATCGGTATCTGCCTTGGTCACCAGGCAATCGTGGAAGCTTACGGCGGTTACGTCGGCCAGGCGGGCGAGATCCTGCACGGTAAAGCCTCCAGTATTGAACATGACGGCCAGGCAATGTTTGCCGGGCTGCCGAATCCGCTCCCGGTCGCGCGCTATCATTCGCTGGTCGGCAGCAACATTCCGGCCGGGCTGACCATCAACGCCTCGTTTGAAGGGATGGTGATGGCGGTACGCCACGATGCGGATCGCGTCTGCGGGATGCAGTTCCACCCGGAATCTATTTTGACCTCCAATGGCGCCCGCCTGCTGGAACAGACCCTTGACTGGGCGTTACAGAAGCTGGAGCAGACCAACACCCTGCAGCCGATTCTGGAAAAACTGTATCAGGCCCAGACCCTGAGCCAGCAGGAGAGCCACCAGCTTTTTTCCGCCGTCGTGCGCGGCGAGCTGAAGCCTGAGCAACTGGCGGCGGCGCTGGTGAGCATGAAAGTGCGCGGCGAAAGCCCGCAGGAGATCGCCGGTGCGGCCACCGCGCTGCTGGAAAATGCCGCCCCGTTCCCGCGTCCGGACTATCAGTTTGCGGATATCGTCGGGACCGGTGGCGACGGCAGCAACAGCATCAATATTTCGACCGCCAGCGCCTTTGTGGCGGCGGCCTGCGGCCTGAAGGTGGCCAAGCACGGTAACCGCAGCGTCTCCAGCCGTTCAGGCTCGTCCGATCTGCTGGCCGCGTTTGGCATCAATCTGGAGATGAATGCCGAACGTTCGCGTGAAGCGCTGGACGATTTGGGCGTTTGCTTCCTGTTTGCACCGAAGTACCACACCGGTTTCCGCCACGCGATGCCGGTTCGCCAGCAGCTTAAAACCCGCACGCTGTTTAACGTGCTCGGCCCGCTGATCAACCCGGCCCATCCGCCGCTGGCATTAATTGGTGTTTACAGCCCTGAGCTGGTCCTGCCGATTGCCGAGACGCTGCGCGTGCTGGGTTACAAACGCGCCGCCGTGGTGCACAGCGGCGGAATGGATGAAGTTTCGCTGCATGCGCCGACGCTGGTGGCCGAGCTTAACGATGGTGAAGTACTCAGCTATCAGCTTGAGGCGTCTGATTTCGGCTTAACGCCGTACCATCAGGAAGCGCTGGCAGGCGGTACGCCGGAAGAAAACCGTGACATTCTGACGCGCTTACTACAAGGTAAAGGTGAGGCCGCTCATGAGGCCGCCGTGGCTGCCAACGTCGCCATGCTGATGCGTTTGCACGGTGAGGAAGACCTGAAGGCCAATGCTCAAAAAGTTCTGGATGTACTGCGCTCCGGTGCAGCTTACGATCGCGTTACCGCACTTGCGGCAAGAGGGTAA
- the rnm gene encoding RNase RNM yields the protein MSDTTYAIIYDLHSHTQASDGLLTPEALVHRAVEMRVGTLAITDHDTTDAIPAARAEIARSGLALNLVPGVEISTVWENHEIHIVGLNIDIEHPALLAFLQEQKTRRNQRAEMIGERLEKAHIPGALEGAQKLANGGAVTRGHFARFLVEAGKATTMADVFKKYLARGKTGYVPPQWCTIKQAIDVIHHSGGKAVLAHPGRYNLSAKWLKRLLAHFAECGGEAMEVAQCQQAPNERAQLATYARQFGLLGSQGSDFHQPCAWIELGRKLWLPAGVEPVWQLWEQPQQIEEREV from the coding sequence TTGAGCGATACCACCTACGCGATTATTTATGATTTACACAGCCATACTCAGGCCTCTGATGGCCTGCTGACACCCGAAGCCCTGGTTCATCGCGCGGTTGAAATGCGTGTTGGCACGCTGGCGATAACCGATCACGATACCACCGACGCCATTCCGGCAGCGCGCGCCGAGATTGCCCGCAGCGGGCTGGCGCTGAATCTGGTGCCCGGCGTCGAGATCTCGACCGTCTGGGAAAACCATGAGATTCATATCGTTGGCCTGAACATTGATATAGAACATCCGGCACTTCTTGCCTTTTTGCAAGAACAAAAAACGCGCCGCAACCAGCGCGCGGAGATGATCGGCGAGCGTCTGGAGAAGGCGCATATTCCGGGCGCGCTGGAAGGTGCGCAAAAGCTGGCGAACGGCGGGGCGGTCACCCGCGGTCATTTCGCCCGCTTTCTGGTTGAAGCGGGCAAAGCGACGACCATGGCGGATGTCTTTAAAAAGTATCTGGCGCGCGGGAAAACCGGATACGTTCCGCCACAGTGGTGTACAATAAAACAAGCTATTGATGTCATTCATCATTCTGGCGGTAAGGCCGTGCTGGCCCATCCGGGACGGTATAATCTTTCTGCTAAATGGCTGAAACGGCTGCTGGCGCACTTTGCCGAATGCGGTGGCGAGGCGATGGAAGTCGCCCAGTGTCAGCAGGCGCCCAACGAGCGCGCGCAGCTCGCGACTTATGCCCGCCAGTTTGGCCTGCTAGGGTCACAGGGCTCTGATTTCCACCAGCCCTGCGCGTGGATCGAGCTGGGACGCAAGCTCTGGCTACCCGCTGGCGTTGAGCCGGTCTGGCAGCTCTGGGAGCAGCCGCAGCAAATTGAAGAGAGGGAAGTATGA
- a CDS encoding L-threonylcarbamoyladenylate synthase: protein MSQFFYIHPDNPQPRLINQAVEIVRKGGVIVYPTDSGYALGCKIEDKGAMERICRIRQLPDGHNFTLMCRDLSELSTYAYVDNVAFRLIKNNTPGNYTFILKGTKEVPRRLLQEKRKTIGMRVPSNPIAQALLETLGEPMLSTSLMLPGSEFTESDPEEIKDRLEKVVELIIHGGYLGQQPTTVVDLTEDAPEVIREGVGDVKPFL from the coding sequence ATGAGTCAGTTTTTCTATATCCATCCGGACAACCCGCAGCCACGTCTGATTAACCAGGCCGTGGAGATCGTCCGCAAAGGCGGCGTGATAGTCTACCCGACCGATTCCGGCTACGCGCTGGGCTGTAAAATTGAAGATAAAGGAGCGATGGAACGCATTTGCCGTATTCGTCAGCTGCCGGACGGCCATAACTTTACCCTGATGTGCCGCGATCTCTCTGAGCTGTCGACCTATGCGTATGTCGACAACGTGGCGTTTCGCCTGATTAAGAACAATACGCCGGGCAACTACACGTTCATCCTGAAAGGGACGAAGGAGGTGCCGCGTCGCCTGCTGCAGGAAAAGCGTAAGACTATCGGCATGCGCGTGCCGTCGAACCCGATTGCCCAGGCGCTGCTGGAAACCCTCGGCGAGCCGATGCTCTCCACCTCGCTGATGCTGCCGGGCAGCGAGTTTACCGAGTCCGATCCGGAGGAGATAAAAGATCGTCTGGAGAAGGTGGTGGAGCTGATTATTCACGGCGGTTATCTCGGCCAGCAGCCGACCACCGTGGTGGATCTCACCGAAGATGCGCCAGAAGTCATTCGTGAAGGCGTGGGCGATGTTAAGCCTTTCTTGTAA
- the cobO gene encoding cob(I)yrinic acid a,c-diamide adenosyltransferase, translating to MSEERHQQRQQRLKEQVDARVAAAQDERGIVIVFTGNGKGKTTAAFGTATRAVGHGQKVGVIQFIKGEWPNGERNLLEPHGVEFQVMATGFTWDTQNRETDTAACLAVWKHAKRMLADPTLNMVLLDEITYMVAYDYLPLEEVLDALKNRPAHQTVIVTGRGCHREILELADTVSELRPVKHAFDAGIKAQIGIDY from the coding sequence ATGAGTGAAGAACGTCATCAGCAGCGACAGCAGCGTCTAAAGGAACAGGTTGACGCGCGCGTCGCGGCAGCCCAGGACGAGCGAGGGATCGTCATCGTTTTTACCGGTAATGGTAAAGGCAAAACTACTGCCGCGTTTGGCACTGCTACGCGCGCCGTCGGCCACGGGCAAAAAGTGGGGGTCATCCAGTTTATCAAAGGGGAATGGCCCAACGGTGAGCGTAATTTGCTTGAACCTCACGGCGTTGAGTTTCAGGTGATGGCGACCGGGTTTACGTGGGATACGCAGAACCGGGAAACCGATACCGCAGCCTGCCTTGCCGTGTGGAAGCACGCCAAAAGGATGCTGGCTGACCCGACGTTAAATATGGTGCTGCTGGATGAGATCACCTATATGGTCGCCTACGACTACCTGCCGCTGGAGGAGGTGCTGGATGCACTGAAGAACCGCCCTGCGCACCAGACGGTTATCGTTACAGGTCGTGGGTGTCATCGTGAGATTCTGGAGCTGGCAGATACCGTCAGCGAGTTGCGTCCGGTCAAGCATGCGTTTGATGCAGGCATCAAAGCACAAATTGGCATTGATTACTAA
- a CDS encoding anthranilate synthase component 1, with translation MQTAKPHLELLTCEAVYRHNPTALFHQVCGARPATLLLESADIDSKDDLKSLLLVDSALRITALGDTVTIKALSDNGASLLPLLDAALPAGIDNERHPDLRILHFPPVSQLLDEDARLCSLSVFDAFRLLQNLVTVPEDEREAMFFGGLFAYDLVAGFEDLPETEQGNRCPDYCFYLAETLLVIDHQKKYTRIQASLFTPSASEKNRLEHRIAQLRQQMTEAPPALPVQHVEKMTCDVNQTDDQYGAVVRQMQKAIRAGEIFQVVPSRRFSLPCPSPLAAYDVLKKSNPSPYMFFMQDNDFTLFGASPESSLKYDATSRQIEIYPIAGTRPRGRRADGSLDRDLDSRIELEMRTDHKELSEHLMLVDLARNDLARICTPGSRYVADLTKVDRYSFVMHLVSRVVGELRSDLDVLHAYRACMNMGTLSGAPKVRAMQLIAEAEGRRRGSYGGAVGYFTAHGDLDTCIVIRSAYVEDGIATVQAGAGIVLDSVPQSEADETRSKARAVLRAIATAHHAQEIF, from the coding sequence ATGCAAACAGCCAAACCTCATCTCGAACTGTTGACCTGCGAGGCGGTCTATCGCCACAACCCGACCGCGCTGTTTCATCAGGTGTGCGGCGCGCGTCCGGCGACGCTGCTGCTGGAGTCTGCGGATATCGACAGCAAGGACGATCTGAAAAGCCTGCTGCTGGTCGACAGCGCGCTGCGCATTACCGCGTTAGGTGACACCGTCACCATTAAGGCGCTCTCTGATAATGGCGCATCGCTGCTGCCGCTGCTGGATGCGGCTCTGCCCGCGGGCATCGACAATGAACGTCACCCGGACCTGCGAATTCTGCATTTCCCGCCGGTAAGCCAGCTGCTCGACGAAGATGCGCGCCTCTGCTCGCTGTCCGTGTTCGATGCCTTCCGCCTGCTGCAAAATCTTGTCACCGTGCCGGAAGATGAGCGCGAAGCAATGTTCTTCGGCGGGCTGTTTGCTTACGACCTGGTCGCCGGTTTTGAAGATTTGCCGGAAACCGAGCAGGGCAACCGCTGCCCGGACTACTGTTTCTACCTGGCCGAAACCCTGTTGGTGATCGACCATCAGAAAAAATATACCCGCATCCAGGCAAGCCTGTTCACGCCCTCTGCGTCTGAGAAAAACCGCCTTGAGCATCGCATCGCCCAGCTCCGGCAGCAGATGACGGAAGCGCCGCCTGCGCTGCCGGTACAGCACGTGGAAAAAATGACATGCGACGTTAACCAGACCGACGATCAATACGGGGCCGTGGTTCGCCAGATGCAAAAGGCTATTCGCGCCGGGGAGATTTTCCAGGTTGTGCCGTCCCGCCGTTTCTCGCTGCCCTGCCCGTCACCGCTGGCGGCTTACGACGTGCTGAAGAAGAGCAACCCGAGCCCATATATGTTCTTTATGCAGGACAATGATTTCACGCTGTTTGGCGCCTCGCCGGAAAGCTCGCTGAAGTACGACGCCACCAGCCGCCAGATTGAGATCTACCCGATTGCGGGCACCCGTCCGCGTGGCCGTCGTGCCGATGGCTCTCTGGATCGCGATCTGGACAGCCGCATCGAACTGGAAATGCGAACCGACCACAAGGAGCTCTCCGAACACCTGATGCTGGTTGACCTGGCGCGTAACGACCTGGCGCGCATTTGCACCCCGGGCAGCCGCTACGTGGCAGACCTGACCAAAGTTGACCGTTACTCCTTCGTGATGCACCTGGTCTCCCGCGTGGTGGGTGAACTGCGCAGCGACCTCGACGTGCTGCACGCCTACCGTGCCTGCATGAATATGGGCACCCTGAGCGGCGCGCCGAAGGTGCGCGCCATGCAGCTTATCGCCGAAGCGGAAGGACGTCGGCGCGGGAGCTACGGCGGCGCGGTGGGTTACTTCACCGCCCACGGCGACCTTGATACCTGCATCGTGATCCGCTCCGCCTACGTCGAAGACGGTATTGCCACCGTTCAGGCCGGCGCCGGGATTGTTCTTGACTCTGTTCCGCAGTCTGAAGCTGACGAAACCCGCAGTAAAGCACGCGCGGTATTGCGCGCCATCGCTACCGCACACCACGCACAGGAGATTTTCTGA
- the trpL gene encoding trp operon leader peptide, with protein MTAHFTLHGWWRTS; from the coding sequence ATGACAGCACATTTCACTCTGCACGGTTGGTGGCGCACTTCCTGA